A stretch of the Capsicum annuum cultivar UCD-10X-F1 chromosome 10, UCD10Xv1.1, whole genome shotgun sequence genome encodes the following:
- the LOC107845525 gene encoding zinc finger BED domain-containing protein DAYSLEEPER-like, with product MEIEEEAVIVNTSRLKSVVWNDFDRVKKGDTFVAICRHCQRKLSGSSTSGTSHLRNHLIRCRRRSNHDISQLLTRGKKKEAPLAISNYSFDQEQRSGEAVSIVRTKFEQGHTRAGLFNNGIANFDNRRSRLDLARMIILHGYPLSMVEHIGFRVFVRNLQPLFDIATFDGVEADCREIYLMERQKVYEELDKLPGKISLSADTWTANGDSEYLCLTAHYVDDSWHLKKKILNFLTTDPSQSEDMLSEVIMTSLRNWDIDRKLFSVTFDNYSTYDKIVSRIREQLCQHRFLYCDGQLFDTRCSANVVKLMVQDTLETASQIIHKVRESIRYVRSSQATQEKFNEMAQIAKVDSQKCLNLDNSFYWNSTYIMIETALELKGVFPLLQEHDSLYAMCPTATEWDRTSAIASFLKLFVEVSNVFAGSKYTTANTYFTEICDIHLQLIEWCQNSDDFVNSLALKLKSRFDEYWKKCSLALAIAAVLDPRYKMQSVHYYYPRIYGDSAPDCIDIVSDCMKALYNGHAIYSPLAPDGQAEASQVGGTGANNDRLTGFDKFIYDTSVSNNIKSDLDNYLEEKLFPIKDEDDFNILNWWKVHTPKYPILSMMARNILGMPMSKASLEYMFSTGNKALEPYRSSLRSDTLQALMCAQDWMRDEFEDSKASSSNVTLALCYDAK from the exons ATGGAGATAGAGGAGGAAGCAGTCATAGTCAATACCAGTAGGCTAAAATCTGTTGTGTGGAATGACTTTGATAGAGTAAAAAAAGGTGATACTTTTGTGGCTATCTGTAGGCACTGTCAAAGGAAACTTAGCGGGTCTAGTACCAGTGGGACTTCACATTTGAGAAATCATTTGATCAGATGTCGTAGGAGATCAAACCATGATATAAGTCAGTTGCTTACACGGGGAAAGAAAAAGGAGGCACCTCTTGCCATCTCGAATTATAGTTTTGATCAAGAGCAGAGAAGTGGTGAAGCAGTCAGCATTGTGAGGACtaagtttgaacaaggacacaCGAGAGCTGGGTTATTCAACAATGGTATTGCTAACTTTGATAACAGGCGAAGCCGGCTTGATCTTGCTCGCATGATCATATTACATGGCTATCCGTTGTCTATGGTTGAACATATTGGTTTCCGTGTATTTGTCAGAAATCTTCAACCCTTGTTTGACATTGCAACATTTGACGGAGTTGAGGCTGACTGTCGGGAAAtttatctgatggagagacagaaAGTGTATGAAGAGCTGGATAAATTGCCTGGGAAAATCAGCCTTAGCGCTGATACATGGACTGCCAATGGCGATTCTGAATACTTGTGTTTGACGGCACATTACGTAGATGACTCTTGGCATCTTAAAAAGAAGATTCTGAATTTTTTAACAACTGATCCTTCCCAATCCGAAGATATGCTGTCAGAAGTTATCATGACTAGCCTAAGAAATTGGGATATCGACCGGAAATTGTTTTCAGTGACATTTGATAACTACTCGACATATGACAAAATTGTAAGTAGAATCAGAGAGCAGCTTTGTCAGCACAGGTTTCTTTATTGTGACGGTCAATTATTTGATACACGCTGTTCAGCTAATGTTGTCAAGTTGATGGTCCAAGATACATTAGAAACGGCAAGCCAGATAATTCACAAGGTCCGGGAAAGTATTCGGTATGTACGAAGTTCACAGGCGACCCAGGAAAAGTTCAATGAGATGGCTCAAATTGCTAAGGTTGATTCCCAGAAGTGTCTGAATCTTGATAATTCATTTTATTGGAACTCAACTTATATCATGATTGAAACTGCTTTGGAGTTGAAAGGCGTATTTCCCCTTTTGCAAGAACATGATTCTCTGTATGCAATGTGTCCAACCGCGACAGAGTGGGATAGGACAAGTGCCATTGCTAGCTTCCTAAAGCTCTTTGTTGAAGTTTCCAATGTTTTTGCAGGAAGCAAATATACTACTGCAAATACATATTTCACAGAGATCTGTGATATTCATTTGCAGTTGATTGAGTGGTGTCAAAACTCAGACGATTTTGTTAATTCATTGGCTCTAAAGTTGAAAAGCAGGTTTGATGAGTACTGGAAAAAATGTAGCTTGGCTTTGGCGATTGCAGCTGTCCTAGACCCTCGATACAAGATGCAATCAGTTCATTATTATTATCCACGAATATATGGTGATAGTGCTCCAGACTGCATTGACATTGTCTCAGATTGTATGAAGGCTCTGTATAATGGCCATGCTATTTACTCACCATTAGCTCCTGATGGTCAAGCTGAAGCATCTCAAGTTGGTGGTACTGGTGCTAATAATGATCGGCTGACAGGATTTGACAAATTCATCTATGATACCTCAGTGAGCAATAACATTAAATCAGATTTGGACAATTACTTGGAGGAAAAACTGTTCCCTATAAAAGACGAAGACGATTTCAACATATTAAACTGGTGGAAGGTTCACACTCCAAAGTATCCTATTCTGTCCATGATGGCACGCAATATTCTAGGAATGCCGATGTCAAAAGCTTCACTAGAATATATGTTCAGCACTGGGAATAAGGCTCTTGAACCGTATCGCAGTTCGCTTAGATCAGATACCTTGCAAGCTTTGATGTGCGCCCAGGACTGGATGCGTGATGAATTTGAAG ATTCGAAGGCTTCATCAAGCAACGTCACTCTGGCCCTGTGCTATGATGCAAAATAA